The following are from one region of the Actinoplanes sp. L3-i22 genome:
- a CDS encoding sensor domain-containing phosphodiesterase yields MTVPEERERWSPPTAPLPEPRPPAEDRAAWFSYTTANDQIVWSTALSAMLGRIPAQGEVTRHTLARYVHRDDLAAALGAITEAWTSRATVRATVRLMRHDGGWFDVDCRLEPMMSPDGTVRGIRGTVRDVTDRERARREDDRLTRRGETVQSSLVEPDPGTGLLTRARFADEIDRALRRSAGALLVLRVQAEEAGETARPERNAELLHRTARHLEDLIGPEQLLGRVGTNELAVLLAASSWPAARKQANTLVEALRGKPGTLVWGGLVRFRTDAEAGSHDLLIDAEQAWRQSREVDCPITLVAHPVPARDRQGSYRNRVADALGTDRFTLYSQPILELQTNRVTRHELLLRVLDEADGPQSPIHVLDTAERLDAVFDIDLWVVERAMKLAAEQPGMGLQINLSGRSVGDPRLTAEVERLLSQYAVNPEQLTFEITETALIGNLSEARRFADRIRDLGCSLALDDFGSGYASFRYLRLFPIDLVKIDGEYVVDLVDNPQDQVLVRALVQVCQAYGIHTVAEFVQDEATLRMLRELGVDYVQGYLIGRPSPVVPGRLRAD; encoded by the coding sequence ATGACCGTGCCCGAAGAACGCGAGCGCTGGTCGCCGCCGACCGCCCCGCTGCCCGAGCCGCGCCCGCCGGCCGAGGACCGCGCCGCCTGGTTCTCCTACACCACCGCGAACGACCAGATCGTCTGGTCGACGGCGCTCTCCGCGATGCTCGGCCGGATCCCCGCCCAGGGCGAGGTGACCCGCCACACCCTGGCCCGCTACGTGCACCGGGACGACCTGGCCGCCGCGCTCGGCGCCATCACCGAGGCCTGGACCAGCCGGGCCACCGTGCGCGCCACGGTCCGGCTGATGCGGCACGACGGCGGCTGGTTCGACGTCGACTGCCGGCTCGAGCCGATGATGAGCCCGGACGGGACGGTCCGCGGCATCCGGGGCACGGTCCGCGACGTCACCGACCGGGAGCGCGCCCGCCGCGAGGACGACCGGCTCACCCGCCGCGGCGAGACCGTGCAGTCCTCGCTGGTCGAGCCGGACCCGGGGACCGGCCTGCTGACCCGCGCCCGGTTCGCCGACGAGATCGACCGGGCGCTGCGCCGCTCGGCCGGCGCCCTGCTGGTGCTGCGGGTGCAGGCCGAGGAGGCCGGCGAGACGGCCCGCCCCGAGCGCAACGCCGAGCTGCTGCACCGGACCGCCCGGCACCTGGAGGACCTGATCGGCCCGGAGCAGTTGCTCGGCCGGGTCGGGACCAACGAGCTCGCGGTGCTGCTCGCCGCCAGCAGCTGGCCGGCCGCCCGCAAGCAGGCGAACACCCTGGTCGAGGCGCTGCGTGGGAAGCCCGGCACGCTGGTCTGGGGCGGCCTGGTCCGGTTCCGGACGGACGCCGAGGCGGGCAGCCACGACCTGCTGATCGACGCCGAGCAGGCCTGGCGGCAGTCGCGCGAGGTGGACTGCCCGATCACCCTGGTCGCGCATCCGGTGCCGGCGCGGGACCGGCAGGGGTCGTACCGGAACCGGGTCGCCGACGCGCTCGGCACCGACCGGTTCACGCTGTACTCCCAGCCGATCCTGGAGCTGCAGACCAACCGGGTGACCCGGCACGAGCTGCTGCTGCGGGTGCTGGACGAGGCGGACGGCCCGCAGTCGCCGATCCACGTGCTGGACACCGCGGAGCGGCTGGACGCGGTCTTCGACATCGACCTGTGGGTGGTCGAGCGGGCCATGAAGCTCGCCGCCGAGCAGCCCGGGATGGGCCTGCAGATCAACCTGTCCGGCCGGTCGGTCGGCGATCCCCGGCTGACCGCCGAGGTGGAGCGGCTGCTCTCGCAGTACGCGGTGAACCCGGAGCAGCTCACCTTCGAGATCACCGAGACCGCGCTGATCGGCAACCTGAGCGAGGCCCGCCGGTTCGCCGACCGGATCCGCGACCTGGGGTGCTCGCTGGCGCTCGACGACTTCGGCTCCGGCTACGCCTCGTTCCGCTACCTGCGGCTCTTCCCGATCGACCTGGTGAAGATCGACGGGGAGTACGTCGTCGACCTGGTCGACAACCCGCAGGACCAGGTGCTGGTCCGCGCCCTGGTGCAGGTCTGCCAGGCCTACGGCATCCACACCGTCGCCGAGTTCGTCCAGGACGAGGCCACCCTCCGGATGCTGCGTGAGCTCGGCGTCGACTACGTCCAGGGCTACCTGATCGGCCGCCCGTCGCCGGTGGTTCCGGGCCGTCTGCGCGCCGACTGA
- a CDS encoding cupin domain-containing protein encodes MEHYVIATVAEQSPDFRRVLWTGKHTQLVIMTVPPGGEIGEEIHHVDQILTFVSGVGKAIIAGETRAVQQGDLVIVPAGVQHNFVNDGPNPLVLHTVYGPPEHADGAVHKTKEEGDALEEAGLDNPPTQ; translated from the coding sequence ATGGAGCACTACGTCATCGCCACGGTCGCCGAGCAGAGTCCGGATTTCCGCCGGGTCCTCTGGACCGGCAAGCACACCCAGCTCGTCATCATGACCGTCCCGCCGGGCGGCGAGATCGGCGAGGAGATCCACCACGTGGACCAGATCCTCACCTTCGTCAGCGGTGTCGGCAAGGCGATCATCGCCGGCGAGACGCGCGCGGTGCAGCAGGGTGATCTGGTGATCGTCCCGGCCGGCGTCCAGCACAACTTCGTGAACGACGGGCCGAACCCGCTCGTCCTGCACACCGTTTACGGCCCGCCGGAGCACGCCGACGGCGCGGTGCACAAGACGAAGGAGGAGGGGGACGCGCTCGAGGAGGCGGGGCTCGACAACCCGCCCACTCAATAA
- a CDS encoding MarR family winged helix-turn-helix transcriptional regulator, whose amino-acid sequence MDEPRWLTEEQQTAWRQLVEVLVKVPAALETQLQRDAGLTHMGYLVMMTLSEHPERRLPMSHLAKRACASLSRLSHVVARLEEKGWLRRERAAVDGRVQIAVLTDEGFAKVAETAPGHAETVQQLVFDRLTPAQARQLGKLAEALLKSP is encoded by the coding sequence ATGGACGAGCCCCGGTGGTTGACCGAGGAGCAGCAGACGGCCTGGCGACAGCTGGTCGAGGTGCTGGTCAAGGTGCCCGCGGCGTTGGAGACCCAACTCCAGCGGGATGCCGGTCTGACCCACATGGGCTACCTGGTGATGATGACCCTCTCCGAGCATCCGGAACGCCGCCTGCCGATGAGCCACCTGGCCAAACGTGCCTGCGCCTCGCTGTCCCGGCTCTCCCACGTGGTGGCCCGGCTGGAGGAGAAGGGCTGGCTCCGCCGGGAGCGCGCTGCGGTCGACGGCCGGGTGCAGATCGCGGTGCTCACCGACGAGGGGTTCGCCAAGGTCGCGGAGACCGCGCCCGGCCATGCCGAGACGGTCCAGCAGCTGGTCTTCGACCGGCTCACCCCGGCGCAGGCCCGCCAGCTCGGCAAGCTGGCCGAAGCACTGCTGAAAAGCCCGTAG
- a CDS encoding S-(hydroxymethyl)mycothiol dehydrogenase, producing MSQRVQGVIAREKGKPVEVATIVVPDPGPGEAVVKVQSCGVCHTDLHYREGGINDEFPFLLGHEAAGVVEAVGAGVTDVAPGDFVILNWRAVCGNCRACNKGKPWYCFNTHNAKQRMTLEDGTELSPALGIGAFVEKTLVHAGQCTKVDPSARAAAVGLLGCGVMAGLGAAINTGGVTRGDSVAVIGCGGVGDGAVAGAALAGATTIIAIDTDDRKLGWAKGFGATHTINAREHDVVERVRELTGGFGADVVVEAVGRPETYKQAFYARDLAGTVVLVGVPTPDMTIELPLLDIFGRGGALKSSWYGDCLPSRDFPMLTELYRQGRLDLDAFVTEEIPLDGVEQAFAKMHTGDVLRSVVIF from the coding sequence ATGAGTCAGCGGGTGCAGGGCGTGATCGCCCGGGAGAAGGGCAAGCCGGTCGAGGTGGCCACGATCGTGGTGCCGGATCCGGGGCCGGGCGAGGCCGTGGTCAAGGTGCAGTCGTGCGGGGTGTGCCACACCGACCTGCACTACCGCGAGGGCGGGATCAACGACGAGTTCCCGTTCCTGCTCGGGCACGAGGCGGCCGGGGTGGTCGAGGCGGTCGGTGCCGGGGTGACCGACGTGGCGCCCGGCGACTTCGTGATCCTGAACTGGCGGGCGGTCTGCGGAAACTGTCGCGCCTGCAACAAGGGCAAGCCGTGGTACTGCTTCAACACCCACAACGCCAAGCAGAGGATGACCCTGGAGGACGGCACCGAGCTCTCGCCGGCCCTGGGCATCGGCGCGTTCGTGGAGAAGACGCTGGTCCACGCCGGCCAGTGCACGAAGGTGGACCCGTCGGCCCGCGCGGCCGCGGTCGGCCTGCTCGGCTGCGGCGTGATGGCCGGCCTGGGCGCGGCGATCAACACCGGCGGGGTGACCCGCGGCGACTCGGTCGCGGTGATCGGCTGCGGCGGGGTCGGGGACGGCGCGGTGGCCGGCGCGGCGCTGGCCGGGGCGACCACGATCATCGCGATCGACACCGACGACCGGAAGCTGGGATGGGCGAAGGGTTTCGGCGCCACCCACACGATCAACGCGCGCGAGCACGACGTGGTCGAGCGGGTGCGCGAGCTGACCGGTGGCTTCGGGGCCGACGTGGTGGTCGAGGCGGTGGGCCGGCCGGAGACGTACAAGCAGGCCTTCTACGCCCGCGATCTGGCCGGCACGGTGGTGCTGGTCGGCGTGCCGACCCCGGACATGACGATCGAGCTGCCGCTGCTCGACATCTTCGGCCGCGGCGGCGCGCTGAAGTCCAGTTGGTATGGCGACTGCCTGCCCAGCCGCGACTTCCCGATGCTGACCGAGCTCTACCGCCAGGGTCGCCTCGACCTGGACGCGTTCGTCACCGAGGAGATCCCGCTGGACGGCGTCGAGCAGGCCTTCGCCAAGATGCACACCGGCGACGTGCTGCGCTCGGTAGTCATCTTCTAA
- a CDS encoding trehalase family glycosidase — translation MAGVYRRPQWKGLDFSMQPHPPTSPVAFPDLSAELWQSAVRVLDTNWSGEHTVPSRRLYPHQWSWDTAFIAVGLAYVDPTRAWRDLRQLFEAQWPDGRVPHIVFDPATAEDDYFPGPGFWNVPVLAGRPARRSTGIVQPPLHALAAWEVYRHAAGHGAACASEARTELAWLYPRLVAQQEYLTERRDAGGTGLASIVHPWESGLDNSPAWDQALAEVPADMSLLERYHRRDLAVSDAAHRPTDQDYARYVGLVLNYRDGGYSDNELVNRHPFAVECPAFNSILGVAELALTQIAGVLGRTTDAGRHRDRAREITAAISRHLWEPASRTFRARDARTGRLSPVRCVSGLLPLMLPDLPADQAQAIMAEARSERFGLPAPSVDRTAGSFDTHRYWRGPVWINVNWLLRRGMQVHGFRGEAEELRRALLRLVHEHGHYEYFHPGTGAGLGAPTFSWTAALCLDLLADRSAPAYSRAGQRVLG, via the coding sequence ATGGCGGGGGTCTACCGGCGACCGCAGTGGAAAGGGCTCGACTTCAGCATGCAGCCGCACCCACCCACGTCCCCCGTCGCCTTCCCCGATCTCTCCGCCGAGCTGTGGCAGTCCGCGGTCCGGGTGCTGGACACCAACTGGTCCGGCGAGCACACCGTGCCGTCCCGCCGGCTCTACCCGCACCAGTGGAGCTGGGACACCGCGTTCATCGCGGTCGGCCTGGCCTACGTCGACCCGACCCGGGCCTGGCGCGACCTGCGCCAGCTGTTCGAGGCGCAGTGGCCGGACGGGCGGGTGCCGCACATCGTCTTCGACCCGGCGACCGCCGAGGACGACTACTTCCCCGGGCCCGGCTTCTGGAACGTCCCGGTCCTGGCCGGCCGCCCGGCCCGGCGCAGCACAGGCATCGTCCAGCCGCCGCTGCACGCGCTGGCCGCGTGGGAGGTCTACCGCCACGCGGCGGGGCACGGCGCGGCCTGCGCCAGCGAGGCCCGCACCGAGCTGGCCTGGCTCTATCCCCGGCTGGTGGCCCAGCAGGAGTACCTGACCGAGCGGCGCGACGCGGGCGGGACCGGGCTGGCCTCGATCGTGCACCCGTGGGAGTCCGGCCTGGACAACAGCCCGGCCTGGGACCAGGCGCTGGCCGAGGTACCGGCCGACATGTCGCTGCTGGAGCGCTACCACCGGCGGGACCTGGCCGTCTCGGACGCCGCGCACCGCCCCACCGATCAGGACTACGCCCGGTACGTCGGCCTGGTCCTCAACTACCGCGACGGCGGCTACTCGGACAACGAGCTGGTCAACCGGCATCCGTTCGCGGTCGAGTGTCCGGCGTTCAACAGCATCCTGGGCGTCGCCGAGCTGGCCCTGACGCAGATCGCCGGGGTGCTCGGGCGGACCACCGACGCCGGGCGGCACCGGGACCGGGCGCGGGAGATCACCGCGGCCATCTCCCGGCACCTGTGGGAGCCGGCCAGCCGGACGTTCCGGGCCCGGGACGCCCGCACCGGCCGGCTCAGCCCGGTCCGCTGCGTGAGCGGCCTGCTCCCGCTGATGCTGCCGGACCTGCCCGCCGACCAGGCGCAGGCGATCATGGCGGAGGCCCGGTCGGAGCGGTTCGGGCTGCCGGCGCCGAGCGTGGACCGGACCGCCGGCAGCTTCGACACCCATCGCTACTGGCGCGGACCGGTCTGGATCAACGTGAACTGGCTGCTGCGCCGGGGCATGCAGGTGCACGGGTTCCGCGGCGAGGCGGAGGAGCTGCGCCGGGCCCTGCTGCGGCTGGTGCACGAGCACGGGCACTACGAGTACTTCCACCCGGGGACCGGGGCGGGGCTCGGGGCGCCGACCTTCAGCTGGACCGCGGCGTTGTGCCTGGACCTGCTCGCCGATCGGTCGGCGCCCGCGTACTCCCGTGCTGGTCAAAGGGTTTTGGGTTGA
- a CDS encoding DNA polymerase ligase N-terminal domain-containing protein — protein MPDRLDEYRRKRNPARTPEPVPPERPEETGQHRFVIQQHHARSLHWDVRLEHDGVLVSFAVPRGLPRDQARNNLAKHTEDHPLEYLDFAGEIPAGEYGGGRMTIFDRGTYETSKWRPDEISVTFHGDRTNGRYVFFQTGGADWMVRRMDPPEPGWESMPADLRPMTATRAAALPADDADWGYEMRWAGRRCLTYVAGGRVRLAGPGGEELTSTFPEVRALGPALAPVEAIFDGELVGFAGARPDPDRLARRARSKNPRRSADQDPVQLLLYDLLWLDGHRTTELLRYAERRELLDGLALAGEHWQTPPFFSGGGRFALEAARAQGLPGVVAKRLDSPYLPGRESRLWREITVR, from the coding sequence ATGCCGGATCGCCTCGACGAGTACCGCCGGAAACGGAACCCCGCCCGCACCCCGGAGCCGGTGCCGCCGGAGCGGCCGGAGGAGACCGGGCAGCACCGCTTCGTGATCCAGCAGCACCACGCCCGCAGCCTCCACTGGGACGTCCGGCTGGAGCACGACGGCGTGCTGGTCTCGTTCGCCGTCCCGCGCGGCCTGCCCCGCGATCAGGCCCGCAACAACCTGGCGAAACATACCGAGGACCATCCTCTGGAGTACCTCGACTTCGCCGGCGAGATCCCGGCCGGCGAGTACGGCGGCGGCCGGATGACGATCTTCGACCGGGGCACGTACGAAACGAGCAAGTGGCGCCCCGACGAGATCAGCGTCACCTTTCACGGCGATCGCACGAACGGGCGATACGTCTTCTTCCAGACCGGTGGCGCCGACTGGATGGTGCGCCGGATGGACCCGCCCGAGCCGGGCTGGGAGTCGATGCCCGCCGACCTGCGCCCGATGACGGCGACCCGCGCGGCGGCGCTGCCGGCCGACGACGCCGACTGGGGTTACGAGATGCGCTGGGCGGGGCGTCGCTGCCTCACGTACGTCGCAGGGGGCAGAGTGCGTCTCGCCGGACCCGGCGGCGAAGAGCTGACCTCGACGTTTCCGGAGGTCCGGGCGTTGGGCCCGGCACTCGCGCCGGTGGAGGCGATCTTCGACGGCGAGCTGGTCGGGTTCGCCGGCGCCCGGCCCGACCCGGATCGGCTGGCCCGTCGCGCGCGGTCGAAGAACCCCAGAAGATCAGCAGATCAAGATCCAGTTCAATTGCTGCTGTACGACCTCCTCTGGCTGGACGGGCACCGCACGACCGAGCTGCTGCGCTACGCCGAGCGCCGCGAACTGCTGGACGGCCTGGCCCTGGCCGGCGAGCACTGGCAGACCCCGCCGTTCTTCTCCGGTGGTGGCCGGTTCGCCCTGGAAGCGGCCCGCGCCCAGGGCTTGCCCGGCGTGGTGGCGAAGCGGTTGGATTCGCCTTACCTGCCCGGCCGGGAGAGCCGGCTGTGGCGGGAGATCACCGTGCGCTGA
- a CDS encoding FAD-dependent monooxygenase, with translation MTLRILVVGAGIAGLAAARGLRVAGFRPDVVEALPASMSPSAGIYLPGNASRALRLLGLDVPLRPLGDLIFRQVFLDTRGRELFEMDVAALWAGVGESRALSRADLQQVLLTGVGGDVRYETEVRDVQIIEGAAKVEFASGAIAEYDLVVGADGRRSTIRDRIGLGGPATPTGQIVYRAVVSGGPPLTDWTAVLGRRAQFVAMPMGGRRIYCYADETAPEAPDPADPRERLREIFGSFGGPIPAILERIEKVSVARTDEVVLPTWSRGPVVLVGDAAHATAPTLAQGAAMSFEDGWVLGQELRQAGPDIPAALRAYEERRRPRCAEVRDRTRERDRARDVPPSLRDPMLRRRGLRIFTDHYRGLVAPV, from the coding sequence ATGACCTTGCGCATCCTCGTGGTGGGTGCCGGCATCGCGGGCCTCGCCGCGGCCCGTGGCCTGCGAGTGGCGGGCTTCCGGCCGGATGTGGTGGAGGCGCTGCCCGCCTCCATGAGCCCCAGTGCCGGCATCTATCTCCCCGGCAACGCCTCCCGCGCGCTGCGCCTGCTCGGTCTCGACGTCCCGCTGCGCCCGCTGGGTGACCTGATCTTCCGTCAGGTCTTCCTGGACACCCGCGGCCGGGAGCTGTTCGAGATGGACGTCGCCGCCCTCTGGGCCGGCGTCGGCGAGTCCCGTGCCCTGTCCCGCGCCGACCTGCAGCAGGTGCTGCTCACCGGGGTCGGCGGCGACGTGCGGTACGAGACCGAGGTCCGCGACGTGCAGATCATCGAGGGCGCCGCCAAGGTCGAGTTCGCCAGCGGCGCCATCGCGGAATACGACCTGGTCGTCGGCGCGGACGGGCGTCGCTCGACGATCCGCGACCGGATCGGGCTGGGCGGCCCGGCCACGCCGACCGGGCAGATCGTCTACCGCGCGGTCGTCTCCGGCGGCCCGCCGCTCACCGACTGGACCGCGGTGCTCGGCCGCCGGGCGCAGTTCGTCGCGATGCCGATGGGTGGCCGCCGGATCTACTGCTACGCCGACGAGACCGCGCCGGAGGCGCCGGACCCGGCCGACCCGCGCGAGCGCCTGCGCGAGATCTTCGGGTCTTTCGGCGGCCCGATCCCGGCGATCCTGGAACGGATCGAGAAGGTGTCGGTCGCCCGCACCGACGAGGTGGTCCTGCCGACCTGGTCGCGGGGCCCGGTCGTGCTGGTCGGCGACGCCGCGCACGCCACCGCGCCGACCCTGGCCCAGGGCGCCGCGATGTCCTTCGAGGACGGTTGGGTGCTGGGCCAGGAGCTGCGGCAGGCCGGGCCGGACATCCCGGCCGCGCTGCGCGCCTATGAGGAGCGCCGCCGCCCGCGCTGCGCCGAGGTGCGCGACCGCACCCGGGAACGGGACCGCGCCCGGGACGTGCCACCGTCCCTGCGCGACCCGATGCTCCGCCGCCGTGGCCTCCGGATCTTCACCGACCACTACCGCGGTCTGGTCGCGCCGGTCTAG
- the ctaD gene encoding cytochrome c oxidase subunit I has product MTTVAPSPIATRPYPVRRTVRGSAFARILRTTDAKQIGIMYMITAFVFFLLGGLMALLMRAELARPGMQILSPEQFNQLFTMHGTIMLLFFATPIVFAFGNYVVPIQIGAPDVSFPRLNAFAYWLYLFGGLITIGGFLTPGGAADFGWFAYTPLSNSLHSPGVGGNMWVVGLAISGLGTILGSVNLITTILTLRAPGMTMFRMPVMVWNMLVTALLAVMVFPFLAAALFALAADRVLGAHVFDVNTGGPMLWQHLFWFFGHPEVYIIALPFFGIITEIIPVFSRKPLFGYKGLVAATLLIGALSMSVWAHHMFVTGQVLLPFFSFLSFLIAVPTGMKFFVWIGTMWRGQISFEPPMLFAIGFLVTFLFGGLSGVLLAAPPIDFHVSDSYFVIAHFHYVLFGTIVFAVFAGIYFWFPKMFGRFLDERLAKIHFWLTFIGFHTTFLVQHWLGTKGMPRRYADYLPSDGFTTLNTISTIGSFILGLATLPFLYNIWKSYKVGRVALADDPWGHGNSLEWATSSPPPLRNFDRMPRIRSERPAFDLKFPELAAGEHGAVAGPPEGGARMLTHESDGGASYREDTENNKDH; this is encoded by the coding sequence GTGACGACCGTTGCGCCGTCGCCGATCGCGACCCGTCCGTATCCGGTGCGACGGACGGTCAGGGGTTCGGCTTTCGCCCGGATCCTGCGCACGACGGACGCGAAGCAGATCGGGATCATGTACATGATCACCGCCTTCGTGTTCTTCCTTCTGGGCGGCCTCATGGCGCTGCTGATGCGCGCCGAGCTGGCCCGGCCGGGCATGCAGATCCTGTCGCCCGAGCAGTTCAACCAGCTGTTCACCATGCACGGCACGATCATGCTGCTGTTCTTCGCGACACCGATCGTGTTCGCGTTCGGCAACTACGTCGTACCGATCCAGATCGGTGCGCCGGATGTGTCCTTCCCCCGGCTGAACGCCTTCGCCTACTGGCTGTACCTGTTCGGCGGCCTGATCACCATCGGTGGGTTCCTCACCCCCGGTGGCGCGGCGGACTTCGGCTGGTTCGCCTACACCCCGCTGAGCAACTCGCTGCACTCGCCGGGTGTCGGCGGCAACATGTGGGTGGTCGGCCTGGCGATCTCGGGTCTGGGCACGATCCTCGGCTCGGTGAACCTGATCACCACGATCCTAACGCTTCGCGCGCCCGGCATGACCATGTTCCGGATGCCGGTCATGGTGTGGAACATGCTGGTCACGGCGCTGCTCGCGGTGATGGTGTTCCCGTTCCTGGCGGCCGCGCTGTTCGCGCTCGCCGCCGACCGCGTCCTCGGCGCGCACGTCTTCGACGTGAACACCGGCGGCCCGATGCTCTGGCAGCACCTCTTCTGGTTCTTCGGCCATCCCGAGGTGTACATCATCGCGCTGCCGTTCTTCGGCATCATCACCGAGATCATCCCGGTCTTCAGCCGCAAGCCGCTCTTCGGCTACAAGGGCCTGGTCGCCGCGACGCTGCTGATCGGCGCGCTGTCGATGTCGGTGTGGGCGCACCACATGTTCGTCACCGGCCAGGTGCTGCTGCCGTTCTTCAGCTTCCTGAGCTTCCTGATCGCGGTCCCGACCGGCATGAAGTTCTTCGTCTGGATCGGCACCATGTGGCGCGGCCAGATCAGCTTCGAGCCACCGATGCTCTTCGCGATCGGCTTCCTGGTGACGTTCCTCTTCGGCGGTCTGTCCGGCGTGCTGCTCGCGGCCCCGCCGATCGACTTCCACGTCTCCGACTCGTACTTCGTGATCGCGCACTTCCACTACGTGCTCTTCGGCACGATCGTGTTCGCGGTCTTCGCCGGGATCTACTTCTGGTTCCCGAAGATGTTCGGCCGGTTCCTCGACGAGCGCCTCGCGAAGATCCACTTCTGGCTGACCTTCATCGGCTTCCACACCACGTTCCTGGTGCAGCACTGGCTCGGCACCAAGGGCATGCCCCGGCGTTACGCCGACTACCTGCCCAGCGACGGCTTCACCACGCTGAACACGATCTCCACGATCGGCTCGTTCATCCTGGGCCTGGCCACGCTGCCGTTCCTCTACAACATCTGGAAGTCGTACAAGGTCGGCCGGGTGGCGCTCGCCGACGACCCGTGGGGCCACGGCAACTCGCTGGAGTGGGCCACGTCCAGCCCGCCGCCGCTGCGCAACTTCGACCGGATGCCGCGGATCCGCTCCGAGCGACCCGCCTTCGACCTGAAGTTCCCCGAGCTCGCCGCCGGTGAGCACGGTGCGGTCGCCGGCCCGCCGGAGGGTGGGGCCCGGATGCTGACCCACGAGTCCGACGGTGGCGCCTCCTACCGGGAAGACACCGAGAACAACAAAGACCACTGA
- a CDS encoding MFS transporter produces the protein MLLKPYRETLALPKVPSLLVVATLARIPIAAAAVVLTLHVVTDMGRGYGAAGLVGAAATVGGSFGAPVMGRLIDRRGLRPVLVLTTVAEVIYWLVAQALPYWALLPVAVVGGFLALPAFSVARQSIAALTPESHRLPAFALDSMTTELSFMAGPALGVLIATSAAGPRVAMLTLAGGILLAGLGLWLLNPPTRAEHEAPVSAGERVARRDWLKPRFVAILAVTMAATLVLSGTDVSVVAVLRESGELTWSGLVMSLWALFSLIGGFAYGTVRRGLPVLAIFIPMAVLTIPVGLGGSHWWLLALLLIPAGALCAPTITASSAAISRMIPAAARGEAMGLHNSALTVGVALGGPLAGLAIDNLGPKWGFVAVGTVGVLVALLVLPAALRHRNADAASAAAEPGIPADLEADLDVPASPAELDQTSAPAVPDLVPSPAGSARA, from the coding sequence ATGTTGCTCAAGCCTTACCGGGAAACCCTCGCGCTGCCCAAGGTCCCGTCATTGCTCGTGGTCGCCACGCTCGCCCGCATCCCCATCGCGGCCGCCGCGGTGGTGCTCACGCTGCACGTGGTCACCGACATGGGCCGGGGTTACGGTGCGGCCGGTCTGGTCGGCGCCGCGGCGACCGTCGGCGGCTCGTTCGGCGCCCCGGTGATGGGCCGGCTGATCGACCGGCGCGGGCTGCGCCCGGTGCTGGTGCTGACCACCGTCGCCGAGGTGATCTACTGGCTGGTCGCGCAGGCGTTGCCGTACTGGGCTCTGCTCCCGGTCGCCGTGGTCGGCGGCTTCCTGGCCCTGCCCGCGTTCTCGGTGGCCCGGCAGTCGATCGCCGCGCTCACCCCGGAGTCGCATCGGCTGCCCGCGTTCGCCCTCGACTCGATGACCACCGAGCTGTCGTTCATGGCCGGCCCGGCGCTCGGCGTGCTGATCGCCACCAGCGCCGCCGGCCCGCGCGTCGCCATGCTCACCCTGGCCGGCGGCATCCTGCTGGCCGGTCTCGGGCTGTGGCTGCTCAACCCGCCCACCCGGGCCGAGCACGAGGCCCCGGTCTCGGCCGGCGAGCGGGTGGCCCGGCGGGACTGGCTCAAGCCCCGGTTCGTCGCGATCCTCGCCGTCACGATGGCCGCCACGCTGGTGCTCTCCGGCACCGACGTGTCGGTGGTCGCCGTGCTCCGCGAGTCCGGCGAGCTGACCTGGAGCGGCCTGGTGATGTCGCTGTGGGCGCTGTTCTCCCTGATCGGCGGCTTCGCGTACGGGACGGTCCGGCGCGGCCTGCCGGTCCTGGCCATCTTCATCCCGATGGCGGTGCTGACCATCCCGGTCGGCCTCGGTGGCTCGCACTGGTGGCTGCTGGCGCTGCTGCTGATCCCGGCCGGCGCCCTCTGCGCCCCGACGATCACCGCCAGCTCGGCGGCGATCAGCCGGATGATCCCGGCCGCGGCCCGCGGCGAGGCGATGGGCCTGCACAACTCGGCGCTGACCGTCGGCGTCGCCCTGGGCGGCCCGCTGGCCGGCCTGGCCATCGACAACCTCGGGCCGAAGTGGGGCTTCGTCGCGGTGGGCACGGTGGGCGTGCTGGTCGCGCTCCTGGTGCTGCCCGCGGCGCTCCGCCACCGCAACGCCGACGCCGCCTCGGCCGCTGCCGAGCCGGGCATCCCGGCCGACCTCGAGGCCGACCTCGACGTTCCGGCGTCCCCGGCCGAACTGGACCAGACGTCCGCCCCGGCCGTGCCGGACCTGGTGCCGTCCCCGGCCGGCTCCGCCCGCGCCTGA